The Helianthus annuus cultivar XRQ/B chromosome 16, HanXRQr2.0-SUNRISE, whole genome shotgun sequence genome includes a window with the following:
- the LOC110919629 gene encoding uncharacterized protein LOC110919629, with product MNFGTINIKGAGGVGKSKAVRGLLSKYGLNFVAIQETQFSELPERIIKRFWDNTVMDYIKVNADGRSGGLLSMWSPGVFTKESEVLSQNFILVKGKVTGEQEDMIVVNVYASTVQRNRRQMWNELLLLKQSIHGRWILLGDFNEVRFPKDRFNSQFDVGGGALCFNNFIMSAGLQEYNMGEGEFIMRWPDATLLVLNRDVSDHCPLILTTSVNNFGPIPFRVFHTWMEDQGFDEAVKRGLNKGCDSIFKDERLGRKFKAIKDELKSWRISEKAKEEEKLATANENIQKIETEAETRSLSEQEIEMWQG from the exons ATGAATTTTGGTACTATTAATATCAAAGGGGCAGGAGGGGTAGGGAAATCAAAGGCCGTCAGAGGTCTGTTATCAAAATATGGCTTAAACTTTGTAGCAATTCAGGAAACTCAGTTCAGCGAATTACCAGAAAGAATAATAAAAAGGTTTTGGGATAACACAGTGATGGATTACATCAAAGTGAATGCAGATGGGAGATCAGGGGGGCTGCTATCGATGTGGAGTCCAGGGGTATTCACAAAGGAGTCTGAGGTATTATCTCAAAATTTTATTTTAGTCAAAGGAAAAGTAACAGGGGAACAAGAGGATATGATTGTGGTGAATGTATATGCGTCGACGGTACAAAGAAATAGAAGGCAAATGTGGAATGAATTACTATTACTGAAACAGTCAATTCATGGCAGGTGGATCCTCCTGGGTGACTTCAACGAGGTACGATTTCCTAAAGATAGATTTAACTCACAATTTGACGTGGGGGGGGGTGCACTATGTTTTAATAATTTCATCATGAGTGCGGGTCTACAAGAGTATAACATGGGGGAAGGAG AATTCATAATGAGGTGGCCAGATGCGACTCTACTAGTGCTAAATAGAGATGTATCGGACCACTGTCCTCTAATACTAACAACATCGGTGAACAATTTCGGACCAATTCCGTTCCGTGTATTCCACACTTGGATGGAAGATCAGGGGTTTGACGAAGCGGTAAAAAGAGGTTTAAACAAAGGGTGTGATTCAATCTTTAAGGATGAGCGCTTGGGCAGAAAGTTTAAAGCAATAAAGGATGAATTAAAGAGCTGGAGAATCAGTGAAAAGGCGAAAGAGGAAGAAAAACTGGCTACCGCAAATGAGAACATACAAAAAATTGAGACAGAAGCAGAGACAAGAAGTCTGTCGGAGCAGGAAATAGAAATGTGGCAAGGGTAA